From the genome of Pelotomaculum isophthalicicum JI:
TTGACCGGCCTGTTTAACGTATATAATGCGTTGGGCGCTTTTACCGCAGCGGCGGCGCTTGGCGTGCCACAAGAAATAATTAAAGATGCTCTTGAGAACGTTCAGGGAGTGCCTGGCCGTTTTGAACAGGTCGATGCGGGTCAGGATTTCACAGTGATTGTTGATTATGCCCACACGCCGGACGGTCTTGAAAATATTCTTAAAACAGCCCGTCAGTTGACCCGAGGGCGCTTAATCACAGTTTATGGTTGCGGAGGGGACCGTGACCGTGGAAAACGTCCGATGATGGGGAGTATTGCCGCAAAATACAGTGATTTTCAAATTATTACATCCGATAACCCGCGCACTGAAAATCCGGCAATAATTATTCAGGGCATTATTGAAGGGGTCCTGCCGCTGGTCCAAAAGGAGAATTATCTTGTGGAACAAGACCGGCGCAAAGCGATTGGCCTGGCAATTAGCATGGCACGTAAGGATGACGTAGTGATCATAGCCGGTAAGGGTCACGAAGATTACCAAATAATCGGCACGGAAAAATTTCCGTTTGACGACCGCCGGGAAGCGGTTTTAGCCATTAAAGAATTACGCGGAGATAAGATGGATTAGAGCTCAGAAAACGAATTTGAGACCGCTGACTGCGGGATTATTTGTTAATAATTTATGGGGGTTAGTATGAAATCAGCCACCTTGGGGGAAATAGCTCAAGCAATCAACGGTGAAATTATCCAGGGCGATTCCGGGATTGTAATCAACCGGGTTTCTACCGATAGCCGTAGAATAGAGCCAGGAAGCCTTTTTTTTGCGCTGCGGGGTACAAGGTACGATGCCCACCAATTCCTGGACCAGGCAATCGCAGCGGGCGCGGGAGGTCTGGTAATTGACCGTGATGTCGAGGTAACCGCCGGTATTACGGTAATTAAAGTGTTGGATACGCTAGCCGCCCTGCAGGCTTTAGCCGCATCGAACAGGGAACGATGCGGGATACCTTTGATCGGGGTGACAGGAAGCACAGGAAAAACCACGACAAAGGATATGATCGCGTCTGTTTTAGGTACACGCTTACATACCATAAAAACCATGGGTAATTATAACAACGAGATTGGTCTGCCGCTTACGCTTTTGAATATGGATGAAAACAGTGAGGTCGCGGTAGTAGAAATGGGTATGCGAGGACCTGGTGAAATAGATGCTTTGTGTCGGATTGCCAAGCCTAATGGCGCGGTAATTACCAACATCGGGGAGACCCATTTGGAGTTGCTGGGGACGGTTAGCAACATTGCGGCAGCCAAGGGAGAAATATTGGAAAATATACCAACCGACGGGTTTGCCGTGTTGAATGCGGAAAGTTCATTTATTCAAAGAGAAGCGAAGCGCTGCCGCGGGAAGGTTGTTTTTTTCGGCATTGAGCAAGAATGTGAGATAACGGCTAAAGATATTATAGCAGAAAGTGGAGGGAACCGGTTTACCGCGGAAATTGCCGGGTATGAGGGGGAATTTTTTCTACCGGCGCCGGGGCGGCATAATGTGATGAATGCGCTTGCCGCGATTGCGGTGGGAAGGGAATTAGGTCTTTCTATCGAAGAAATAGCAGAAGGACTGAAAACAGTAACTTTATCAGATATGCGCCTGGCAATTATTGAGGTGGGAGATATCAAAATTATTAATGATACATATAACGCCAGTCCGGTTTCAACCGGAGCGGCGCTCCAGGTGCTGAAAGAAGTTTCTTGTGGCAAAAGTATGGTAGCTGTTCTCGGCGATATGCTGGAACTGGGGTCCCGGGCGGTGGAAGGACACCTTGAAGTTGGTTCGATCGCGGCTGATTTGGGAGTGGACAGTTTGGTGGCGGTTGGTGATCTTGCTTCAGGAATAGCGGACGGGGCTCTGAGATCCGGCATGCCGGCAGGTAAAATTTACCGTTGTGCCGATAATCGAGAAGCGATAACAGTTTTAAACGTTATTCTCCGGGAAGGAGAAGTGGTACTGGTCAAGGGTTCCAGAGGCATGCACATGGAGCAGATCGTTGAGAGTCTAGTTAATTTTCCGAACAGAACTTGCAAGTGATAATAGTAGGAGGCATTCATGCAAGAGTTGTGGATGGCATTCGCTGCCTCGCTTTTTGTTACATTACTGCTCGGTCCCCTAGTAATACCCGTTTTGCGAAAGCTAAAGTTTGGCCAGAACATTCGGGCGGACGGACCTGCCCGGCATCTGCAAAAAGCAGGTACACCCACCATGGGTGGGGTGATATTTTTGGCAGGCGCGTCAGCGGGAGTATTATTTATCGCTCAGGGGGCGAGGGATAGTATTATTGTGCTCGTTGTGACCCTGGGGTTCGGATTAATTGGGTTTCTTGACGATTATATTAAGGTTGTGCTAAAAAGGTCGCTGGGCCTGAGAGCGCGGGAGAAACTTTTCGGACAGTGTCTTCTAGCAACTGGACTGGCTTATTGGGTAGTATACTTATCGGACAGGGGCACCAGCCTTTCCCTTCCCTTTTCATATTTGGTGATTCCGGGAGGTGTAGACCTTGATTTGGGCTGGTGGTTGTTCTTGGCGTTTACCGTTCTTATCGTTGTCGGAATGGCCAACGCTGTTAATCTTACCGACGGGCTGGACGGCCTGGCTGCCGGTGTAAGCTTGCTGGTTGCGCTCGGTATGATGGTAATTGCTTTAATTGTGGACAAATCAGGGGTCGCGCTAAGCCTGGCGGCACTTGCGGGGGGCTGTCTGGGTTTTCTTTATTACAACCGCCACCCGGCCAGAGTATTTATGGGTGACACCGGTTCCCTGGCCTTGGGAGGAGGGCTGGGCGCCGCCGCGGTAATAACAAGAAGTGAATTATTCTTAATAATAATCGGCGGGATCTTCATTATTGAAACGCTTTCTGTAATTATCCAGGTGATATCCTTTCAAACCAGGGGTAAACGTATTTTTCGAATGAGTCCGTTACACCATCATTTTGAACTGGGCGGTTGGGGAGAGAACAAGGTGGTGCTAACCTTTTGGACAGCTACCATAATCTTTGGCATGATTGGCCTTGCTGGATTTTGCCACTTGGGTAAATGAAAAGTATTTAACTCCATTTCGATATAGTTTTAGAGAGGCTGGGACCGATGGAACTTAAGAGTAAAAAAGTGCTGGTTGTCGGAGCCGGCAAAAGCGGGCTGGCAGTCGCACACTTTATCGTAAAAAAAGGCGCTGTTGCTGTTCTGGCAGATGCCAACAATCCGGCTTATCCGGATGATCAGTTGGCGGAATTGGTTGCTGAAGGGGTTGAGCTTTCTCTTGGCGGATACCCTGATGTTAAAAAGGGGAGTTTCGATCTGGTGGTAATGAGCCCAGGGGTACCCCTTACTGTCGAGCCGGCCAGGGCTGCCCTGGATAACGGAATCCCCGTCACCGGAGAATTGGAACTTGCCTACCATTTTACCGAATCGCCAATTGTGGCGATTACCGGGACGAATGGTAAGACTACTACTACTGCTTTGATTGGCGCTATTTTTCAGGATGCCGGTATCTCTACCCTGGTTGGCGGCAATATTGGCCTCCCATTAGTTGCAGAAGTGGAGAAATACTGTTCCAACGATGTGATTGTGGCCGAAGTATCAAGTTTTCAGCTGGAAACGGCCAGCTCTTTTAAACCGAAAGTGGGGGTGATTTTGAATATCACTCCGGACCACCTGGACCGCCACGGCAATATGGATAATTACATAGCGGCCAAGTCCAGGATTTATGCCAACCAGGAACCTGGTGATTATATCGTGTTAAATTATGATGATCCCCTGACTGCTGAGCTTGGGGCAAAATCACGCGGAGAAACAATTTATTTTAGCCGGCGCAAAGAATTGGAAAATGGTGTCTTCGTCGTTGAAGGAAAAATCGTGGTAAAATTGGGCGGAAAAGCTGAAGTGATTTGCGGAATTGATGATTTGAGCATTCCCGGCGCACATAACTTGGAAAACGCGCTTGCGGCAGTTGCAGCCACTAAGGTAATGGGAATAAACAACCGGTCGCTGGCTGCTACCTTGAAAAATTTTAAGGGAGTAGCTCACCGTTTGGAATTTGTAGCGGAAATTAATGGGGTAAGGTACATTAACGACTCTAAGGGGACCAACCCGGACGCTTCGATAAAAGCGCTTGAAGCGTATGACGAGCCTATCGTTTTGATTGCAGGCGGTAAGAATAAAGGCAGCGATTTTAGCGAACTTGCTGAAAAAATCAAGGAAAAAGTCAGGGTACTGGTGGTGCTGGGACAAAGCGCCGAATTAATTGCTGAAGCTGCCAGGGCGAGAAGATTTGAAAACATCCTCGCTGCGGCCAACTTCAAGGAGGCTGTGATGCTGGCCAGTCAAGCCGCCCGGCCGGGAAATATAGTTTTATTATCCCCGGCATGCGCCAGTTGGGATATGTTTAAAAATTTTGAAGAGCGTGGAGAGTTATTTCGAGATATAGTTTTAAATATTAAGAGTTATAGAGAAAATTGATCGAAGGGGGTTAGCCTGGACCGTGCAGCAAAAAAAGAAGTCTCCTGACTTTGTTCTTTTCTTAACGGTGATTAGTTTGTTGAGTATAGGCGTTGTCATGGTTTTCAGCGCTAGCGAGTATAGCACCTTGGTCAACTATAATGACAGCTTTTACTATTTTAAACGTCAGTTAGCATGGGCGCTGCTCGGTTTGATTGCCATGCGTTTAACAATGAGGTACAATTATTGGCAGCTTAAACGCTATGTTTTACCTATCCTGACAATAGCTTTAGTGCTGCTTATTTTGGTTTTGATCCCGGGTATCGGCAAGGAGGTGAACGGGGCGCGGCGTTGGATTAACGTTGGACCGCTGCCTTTCGCTCCCGCTGAACTTGTCAAGCTTTGTTTAATTATTTTTACTGCGTACGGTTTGGCAAGGCAAAAACATAAGGTCAAGACTTTTTCGAAAGGCGTATTGCCTTACCTGCTGGTTATGTCATCTGCGGCCCTCCTGATTTTAATTCAGCCTGACCTGGGGACGGCTGTATCTTTGGCTGGAATAGTAATAGTGATGATTTTCGCCGCGGGCGCAAGGCTAACCCATCTTGGGAGTATTGCGGTAAGCGGCTTGGCGGCTGTGGGTTTTGCTATTGCTATGAAACCCTACCGGCTGCAACGTTTAATGGCATTCCTGGACCCTTGGGCCGACCCCCAGGGTGACGGGTTTCATATTATTCAGGGTTTATACGCCATTGGCTCCGGCGGCCTTTTCGGCCTGGGCCTGGGGCAAAGTAAGCAAAAGTTTCTTTATCTGCCTGAAAACCACACTGACTTTATTTTTGCCATCATCGGAGAAGAGTTGGGTTTTATCGGAGCTTCACTGGTAATATTGCTTTTTGCCCTTTTTATTTGGAGGGGGCTAAAGATAGCGATAACATCGACCGACCCGTTCGCCAGCTTGTTGGCAACCGGTATTACCGCGTGGGTAGGCATACAGTCAATAATAAATATTGGCGTGGTAACCGGATCTTTGCCTGTGACGGGTATTCCTTTACCTTTTATTAGCTTTGGCGGCACCTCTTTGCTTTTTACTATGATTGGAGTGGGGATATTGCTGAATATATCTCAATTTACTGCCGCCCGGTAAGGAGTGAGCTAGTTGCGTTTTGTAGTGTCCGGCGGGGGGACTGGAGGACATATATACCCTGCCTTGGCCATATCCCGGGGTTTAAAAGAAAAATATCCAGGCGCTGAAGTGCTTTATGTCGGGACAACACAGGGAATGGAAGCGGATATTGTTTGCAAAGAGAATCTTCCCTTCAGGGGTATTGTGGCATCCGGATTAGAAAGAAAATTGTCTCTCCATAACTTACTGGTACTATGGCAAGCCGGACGGGGGTTTTGGCAGGCAGCCGGGATTATCCGGCAGTGGCGGCCGGATGCGGTGATTGGGACGGGAGGTTATGTCTGCGGTCCTGTAGTGTTGGCAGCCGCTCTACGCAGGGTGCCTACCTTGATCCATGAACAAAACGCGTTTCCCGGTATTACCAACAGGATCCTATCACGTTTTGCCGGGTGCGTGGCTGTAACTTTCGCCGATTCAATAAAGTATTTCCCAAACCCGAATAAAGTCAGACTTACCGGATTGCCTGTGCGGCCGGAAATCTTGACGGCTGAACGGAAGACCGCTTTGGAGAAGTTAGGTTTAAGCCATGATCGATTCCTCTTGCTGTCGTTCGGGGGGAGCAGAGGCGCCCGTGCTATTAATGAGGCAATGGTTTCCGTAATTAAAAAGTTCGCAAATGATCCACGTTTGAGCATCATTCATGTAACCGGCACATTAGGGTACCAAGAGTTTATAGACAACGCCGCAGCTTCCGGTATAAATTTGGACAAAATTGGGAACGTTACCATTATGTCCTACGCTTACAATATGCAGGATGCGTTGGGAGCGGCCAATTTGGTAGTTAGCCGGGCGGGTGCGGCCACACTGGCTGAATTAACGGTTATGGGCATTCCTTCTATTCTTATCCCGTACCCCCATGCAGCGGAAAATCACCAGGAATTTAACGCCCGCGCCCTTGAGAAAGAAAACGCGGCGCTTGTAGTTCTGGATCGCGAGCTCAATGGGGAGGTACTATGTGGCAAAATAGCTGAACTGCTTGATTACCGTGACAAATTATCTGCCATGAGTGCCGCCAGTAAAAGGCTGGGCAAAAGAGATGCTCTCAAAGATATAATAGAATGTGTGGATGAGTTAATCAAAGCAAGAAATAAATAAATAACCAACTTTTGACACTAAAACTGTTTGTAATAAAAATATGGTAGTATGTTTAAGTTATTATTTTATATATCTAGTGGACAAGTATAAATATGAATAATGTAACACTTTCTTGAAATATGCATAGTATATTCTATGTTTTAGGCGGAAATTGTTTGATTTAGTTCTGTTATGATATTTGTAGTTGAAACAGTACTTAACAAAAAATAAAAGTTGTGTGCAAAAATGGTTATTTTAATAATTATATTAGAAAGGTAGATGTGATTAGTGCAGAAAAAACAGCATGTTCATTTTATCGGAATCGGTGGCTCCGGTATGAACGGTATTGCCGGGATTATGTTGGGGCTAGGTTATAAGGTAACAGGTTCGGACCTGAAAACCACAGCCGTTACCGAAAGGCTGGAAGCCCTTGGGGTGACCTGTTATGCCGGGCATGCTGAGGAAAACTTGGGAAATGCCGATATAGTTGTGGCTTCTACGGCTATTCCCCCCACAAATGTGGAATTGGTTGCGGCAAAGAAAAAAGGCCTGCCGGTTATTCACCGAGGTGAGATGCTGGCAATGCTGATGGATAGGCAAAAGGGTATAGCTATAGCCGGAGCACACGGAAAAACCACAACTACATCAATGATTTCCCTGGTTTTTGAAAAGAATTATCTTGATCCCACCATAATCATCGGAGGTGAATTGACTGATATCGGTGGGAACGCAAAACTAGGCAACGGTGAATATCTAATAGCGGAAGCGGATGAAAGTGACGGATCATTTCTAAAGTTGAACCCTTTCATTGAAATTATTACCAATATTGAGGACGATCACCTGGATTATTATAAAAACGTTGAAAACATTGTAGCCGCTTTTCGGAAATTTATGGCCAAGGTACCGTACGACGGCCTGTTGATAGCCTGTCTGGACAATAGTAGAATAAGAGAATTGTTAAACGAATATGACAGGCCTTACCTGACTTATGCCATTGAACAAAATGACGCGGATTATACCTTGCGAAATCTCCGGCTTGACAATAATACTACGGCCGGCGACGTTTATTATCGGGGTGATTTTTTAGGTTGCCTGGAGTTAAGTGTGCCCGGACGGCATAACCTTTCCAACGCCCTGGCGACGGTTGTGGCCGGACGGTTTATTGGGCTTTCCTTTGATAGAATCGCGGCGGCGTTAAAAAAATTTAAAGGAGCCGGGCGTAGATTTCAGTGTATGGGCGAAGTAAGAGGGATTAAAGTTGTCGATGACTATGCGCACCATCCATCTGAGATAAAGGCTACGTTAAATGCGGCGCGCCAAATGAAAATCGGCCGGGTAGTCGGTGTCTTTCAACCACACCGTTATACGAGGACTTCACTTCTTGGCGAACGCTTCGGAACAGCATTCAGCGATGCGGATATAATTATAATAAGCGATATATATAGTGCCGGAGAACAGCCCATAAACGGGGTGAGCGCGAAAAATATAGTGTCTGCG
Proteins encoded in this window:
- the spoVE gene encoding stage V sporulation protein E is translated as MQQKKKSPDFVLFLTVISLLSIGVVMVFSASEYSTLVNYNDSFYYFKRQLAWALLGLIAMRLTMRYNYWQLKRYVLPILTIALVLLILVLIPGIGKEVNGARRWINVGPLPFAPAELVKLCLIIFTAYGLARQKHKVKTFSKGVLPYLLVMSSAALLILIQPDLGTAVSLAGIVIVMIFAAGARLTHLGSIAVSGLAAVGFAIAMKPYRLQRLMAFLDPWADPQGDGFHIIQGLYAIGSGGLFGLGLGQSKQKFLYLPENHTDFIFAIIGEELGFIGASLVILLFALFIWRGLKIAITSTDPFASLLATGITAWVGIQSIINIGVVTGSLPVTGIPLPFISFGGTSLLFTMIGVGILLNISQFTAAR
- the murC gene encoding UDP-N-acetylmuramate--L-alanine ligase, whose product is MQKKQHVHFIGIGGSGMNGIAGIMLGLGYKVTGSDLKTTAVTERLEALGVTCYAGHAEENLGNADIVVASTAIPPTNVELVAAKKKGLPVIHRGEMLAMLMDRQKGIAIAGAHGKTTTTSMISLVFEKNYLDPTIIIGGELTDIGGNAKLGNGEYLIAEADESDGSFLKLNPFIEIITNIEDDHLDYYKNVENIVAAFRKFMAKVPYDGLLIACLDNSRIRELLNEYDRPYLTYAIEQNDADYTLRNLRLDNNTTAGDVYYRGDFLGCLELSVPGRHNLSNALATVVAGRFIGLSFDRIAAALKKFKGAGRRFQCMGEVRGIKVVDDYAHHPSEIKATLNAARQMKIGRVVGVFQPHRYTRTSLLGERFGTAFSDADIIIISDIYSAGEQPINGVSAKNIVSAIEENEHREVIYLPTRQEIVNYLVETVRPGDLILTMGAGDIWNAGVELVNRLKESQKIG
- the murG gene encoding undecaprenyldiphospho-muramoylpentapeptide beta-N-acetylglucosaminyltransferase, with protein sequence MRFVVSGGGTGGHIYPALAISRGLKEKYPGAEVLYVGTTQGMEADIVCKENLPFRGIVASGLERKLSLHNLLVLWQAGRGFWQAAGIIRQWRPDAVIGTGGYVCGPVVLAAALRRVPTLIHEQNAFPGITNRILSRFAGCVAVTFADSIKYFPNPNKVRLTGLPVRPEILTAERKTALEKLGLSHDRFLLLSFGGSRGARAINEAMVSVIKKFANDPRLSIIHVTGTLGYQEFIDNAAASGINLDKIGNVTIMSYAYNMQDALGAANLVVSRAGAATLAELTVMGIPSILIPYPHAAENHQEFNARALEKENAALVVLDRELNGEVLCGKIAELLDYRDKLSAMSAASKRLGKRDALKDIIECVDELIKARNK
- the mraY gene encoding phospho-N-acetylmuramoyl-pentapeptide-transferase, whose amino-acid sequence is MQELWMAFAASLFVTLLLGPLVIPVLRKLKFGQNIRADGPARHLQKAGTPTMGGVIFLAGASAGVLFIAQGARDSIIVLVVTLGFGLIGFLDDYIKVVLKRSLGLRAREKLFGQCLLATGLAYWVVYLSDRGTSLSLPFSYLVIPGGVDLDLGWWLFLAFTVLIVVGMANAVNLTDGLDGLAAGVSLLVALGMMVIALIVDKSGVALSLAALAGGCLGFLYYNRHPARVFMGDTGSLALGGGLGAAAVITRSELFLIIIGGIFIIETLSVIIQVISFQTRGKRIFRMSPLHHHFELGGWGENKVVLTFWTATIIFGMIGLAGFCHLGK
- the murD gene encoding UDP-N-acetylmuramoyl-L-alanine--D-glutamate ligase, whose product is MELKSKKVLVVGAGKSGLAVAHFIVKKGAVAVLADANNPAYPDDQLAELVAEGVELSLGGYPDVKKGSFDLVVMSPGVPLTVEPARAALDNGIPVTGELELAYHFTESPIVAITGTNGKTTTTALIGAIFQDAGISTLVGGNIGLPLVAEVEKYCSNDVIVAEVSSFQLETASSFKPKVGVILNITPDHLDRHGNMDNYIAAKSRIYANQEPGDYIVLNYDDPLTAELGAKSRGETIYFSRRKELENGVFVVEGKIVVKLGGKAEVICGIDDLSIPGAHNLENALAAVAATKVMGINNRSLAATLKNFKGVAHRLEFVAEINGVRYINDSKGTNPDASIKALEAYDEPIVLIAGGKNKGSDFSELAEKIKEKVRVLVVLGQSAELIAEAARARRFENILAAANFKEAVMLASQAARPGNIVLLSPACASWDMFKNFEERGELFRDIVLNIKSYREN
- a CDS encoding UDP-N-acetylmuramoyl-tripeptide--D-alanyl-D-alanine ligase, yielding MKSATLGEIAQAINGEIIQGDSGIVINRVSTDSRRIEPGSLFFALRGTRYDAHQFLDQAIAAGAGGLVIDRDVEVTAGITVIKVLDTLAALQALAASNRERCGIPLIGVTGSTGKTTTKDMIASVLGTRLHTIKTMGNYNNEIGLPLTLLNMDENSEVAVVEMGMRGPGEIDALCRIAKPNGAVITNIGETHLELLGTVSNIAAAKGEILENIPTDGFAVLNAESSFIQREAKRCRGKVVFFGIEQECEITAKDIIAESGGNRFTAEIAGYEGEFFLPAPGRHNVMNALAAIAVGRELGLSIEEIAEGLKTVTLSDMRLAIIEVGDIKIINDTYNASPVSTGAALQVLKEVSCGKSMVAVLGDMLELGSRAVEGHLEVGSIAADLGVDSLVAVGDLASGIADGALRSGMPAGKIYRCADNREAITVLNVILREGEVVLVKGSRGMHMEQIVESLVNFPNRTCK